Proteins encoded together in one Triticum dicoccoides isolate Atlit2015 ecotype Zavitan unplaced genomic scaffold, WEW_v2.0 scaffold54219, whole genome shotgun sequence window:
- the LOC119346902 gene encoding wall-associated receptor kinase 1-like has protein sequence MSTTPSSQLHLQLLLLPVVILLVILAAAAEERLPMGLPDCPDMCGNISIPFPFGIGYGCFRDGFEVRCNHTPDGHHAFLADKRIVKRTGEGYESESANPSAPPSKDLQWSQSPLELVSISLATGEVRAYAAIAYRCRRDDNRTFCVEQDLGFARTLFDLSITGNILIGVGWSVEPLLDSNTGSANHLSCKAQDMFPPAVNESCEGYGCCDIPFPPGQYRPGKAFGWLVARENLMPHSYELETKPCSYAMMVEKSWYNFSTPDLYGNKTLLKKNPQGVPLVLDFAAGNTSCPAEGQPRPPDYACVSGNSSCVNATVTPGYICRCSEYYAGNPYITHGCQDIDECKLPDICANGGVCKNKPGGFDCPCKFGMKNDGKGGNCAHVFTTAAKATVVDAPMLVYEFISQGSLHDILHSSNNKVALNLNTRLSIAAQSADGLAYMHSKANITILHGDVKPANILLDDNFVPKVSDFGISRLIQRDKEHTGSVIGDMNYMDPIYLQEGLLTEKSDVYSFGIVILELISSRRAIHSENNSLVKSFLEAHKKHKKVTEFFDKDITITKDLELLDSLACMVVECLSLDVDQRPTMMEVAERLLILGRSRNV, from the exons ATGAGCACCACGCCCAGCTCGCAGTTGCATTTGCAGCTGCTGCTCCTGCCAGTAGTAATCCTACTGGTCATCCTTGCCGCTGCCGCTGAAGAGCGGCTGCCAATGGGACTTCCGGACTGCCCCGACATGTGCGGCAACATCAGCATCCCCTTCCCATTCGGCATCGGCTACGGCTGCTTCCGTGATGGCTTCGAGGTCCGGTGCAACCACACCCCCGATGGCCATCACGCCTTCCTTGCTGACAAGAGAATAGTCAAGCGCACGGGCGAGGGCTATGAGTCGGAATCGGCTAATCCTTCGGCTCCGCCTTCAAAGGACTTACAGTGGTCGCAGTCCCCGCTAGAGCTGGTGAGCATATCACTCGCCACCGGTGAGGTGCGAGCGTATGCAGCGATCGCGTACCGCTGCAGGAGAGATGACAACCGGACCTTCTGCGTGGAACAAGATTTGGGGTTCGCCCGCACGCTTTTCGACTTGTCGATTACAGGTAATATTCTTATAGGTGTTGGCTGGAGTGTCGAGCCTTTGCTGGACAGTAATACTGGTTCGGCCAACCACTTATCTTGCAAGGCTCAAGATATGTTTCCACCAGCGGTTAATGAGTCCTGCGAGGGGTATGGCTGCTGCGACATACCCTTCCCGCCGGGCCAATATCGCCCCGGCAAGGCTTTCGGATGGCTTGTCGCGCGAGAAAACCTCATGCCGCACAGCTACGAGTTGGAAACCAAGCCGTGCTCCTACGCCATGATGGTGGAGAAGTCATGGTACAACTTCTCCACGCCCGACTTGTACGGTAACAAGACGCTACTAAAGAAGAACCCCCAGGGCGTTCCCCTCGTGCTTGATTTTGCTGCCGGGAATACTTCTTGTCCGGCGGAAGGTCAGCCGCGGCCTCCCGACTACGCTTGCGTCAGCGGCAACAGCTCTTGTGTCAACGCTACAGTTACTCCTGGCTATATCTGCAGGTGTTCTGAATATTATGCTGGCAACCCTTACATCACTCACGGATGCCAAG ACATTGATGAGTGCAAGCTTCCCGATATCTGTGCAAATGGCGGGGTCTGCAAAAACAAGCCAGGAGGCTTTGACTGCCCATGCAAGTTCGGAATGAAAAACGACGGCAAAGGGGGAAACTGCGCACATGTATTCACTACAGCAGCAAAGGCCACTGTGG TTGATGCCCCCATGCTCGTCTACGAGTTCATCTCCCAAGGTAGCCTCCATGACATCCTTCACAGCAGCAATAACAAGGTAGCTCTCAACTTGAATACACGTTTAAGTATTGCTGCACAATCTGCGGATGGTCTAGCTTATATGCATTCAAAAGCCAATATTACAATTCTACATGGTGATGTGAAACCAGCAAATATACTATTGGATGATAACTTTGTACCCAAGGTTTCGGACTTTGGTATATCTAGGTTGATTCAGAGAGACAAAGAACACACTGGATCAGTCATCGGTGACATGAATTATATGGATCCAATATATCTACAAGAAGGGCTACTCACTGAAAAAAGTGATGTCTATAGTTTCGGGATTGTGATCCTGGAGCTTATTAGTAGCAGGAGGGCCATACATTCTGAGAATAATAGCTTGGTAAAGAGCTTTCTTGAAGCTCACAAGAAACATAAGAAAGTGACTGAGTTTTTTGACAAGGACATTACAATAACAAAGGATTTGGAGCTTCTTGATAGTCTAGCATGTATGGTTGTGGAGTGCCTTAGCCTTGATGTAGACCAAAGGCCAACGATGATGGAGGTAGCTGAGCGGCTCCTCATACTGGGCCGATCTCGTAATGTGTAG